One Bacteroidales bacterium genomic window, TGTTATTATTTCAAAATGCCCCTTAGATTTAAGTCATGAGGCGAAATTATTATTATCGAAGAGGTTGAAATTGAGTTCAAAGCAGAGTATTTACTTTACAACAATGATATACGGCGAACCAATTCCTGTATTCAAAGAATATAGAATTAATCTTGAATTAAAAAAGGAGCAAGAAATTTTTGCTTTTGCAGGAATCGCAAACCCGACTTTTTTCTTCTCTCACCTCGAAAATAAGGCTAATTTAATAGAAAAACACACATTTCCAGATCATTTTGCCTTTACTAAAAATAAAATTTACCCTATCTTTGACTCCTATTTAAGAAGTAAGGCAAATAGTAAAGCAATAATTACAACGGAGAAAGATGCAACTCGTTTACGAGGAATTCCTTCTCTGGATGAAGAATTCAAGAAATCAATATTCTACATCCCTATTGAGGTTAAATTTGTTGATGATCAAGAAATTATTTTTAATAATCAAATATTGACTTATGCTAGAAAAGATTAAAGAAACCACAGCATATATCCAGAGTAAGATTAAAACTACTCCGGAAGTAGGAATTATCCTTGGAACAGGGTTGGGTGGCTTAGTTCGTGATATAAAAAATCAGGAAGTTCTTGAATATAAATCAATTCCTAACTTTCCTTTATCAACGGTAGATGGACATTCTGGAAAATTAATTTTCGGGGAACTTGGCGGTAAAAGGGTTGTTGCTATGCAAGGTCGTTTCCACTACTACGAAGGTTATGATATGAAACAGGTTACTTTTCCTGTTAGAGTACTTAAGTTTCTTGGTATAAAATATTTATTTGTTTCCAATGCAAGTGGAGGTGTTAATCCCAACTTTGAAATTGGAGATCTGATGATAATCAATGATCATATCAATCTTCTTCCAAACCCATTGATTGGTCTAAATATTCCTGAACTCGGACCTCGCTTCCCCGATATGAGCGATGCTTATAGCAAAGAATTAATCGATTTAGCAAAAGATGTTGCCAAAAAGAACAACATCAATGTACAA contains:
- a CDS encoding purine-nucleoside phosphorylase, producing MLEKIKETTAYIQSKIKTTPEVGIILGTGLGGLVRDIKNQEVLEYKSIPNFPLSTVDGHSGKLIFGELGGKRVVAMQGRFHYYEGYDMKQVTFPVRVLKFLGIKYLFVSNASGGVNPNFEIGDLMIINDHINLLPNPLIGLNIPELGPRFPDMSDAYSKELIDLAKDVAKKNNINVQEGCYVATTGPTFETPKEYQYFRIIGGDTVGMSTTPEVIIARHMKLPVFAISIITDLGVPGKIVAVTHEEVQEIGKLAEKKMTLIMGEMMKGL